In Chitinophagaceae bacterium, the DNA window ACTCAATAAGAATAAACGGTAAATAGAATTTCTTGCATTCATAATTTAAAATTATCTGAGTAAAGTAACATTCCCTGAAAGTGTATTCGTTTGACCGGTTTGATCTTTTACTACCATATAATATACATAAACGCCAATCGGTTGCTCTACTCCCTGAAAATATCCATCCCAGGGTGTTGGGTTGTCATGAATCAATTGGCCCCATCTGTTATAAATTTTAAATTCTAAAACTTCAAGAAATGCAGCCGGGACTACAAAAAGTTTATCATTTACACCATCACTGTTAGGCGTAAAAGCTGTTGGAACCATATAATCATAACTTCTGATAAAAACAGTAAAATTATCTTCTTCAACACAACCTGTATTTAAATCCGTTACTTCCACATTGTAGGTAGTAGTTGTTCCGGATACAGCTACCGGAGCCTGAATACCTGCATTATCTAATGTGTTTGACGGTGTCCATACAAAGTTGTAGTTTCCTGTAGGAATAACTTCCACATTTAATGCTGCCGGTTCACCTGCATCCAGTGTATCTGTAGGGCCTAAAACTTCAATTGTAAAGCCATCCGGAGCTTCAACTGTGAAATTTTGTATCGTCTGACAACCATTTACATCTGTAAGCTCCAAACTATAAGATCCGGGCGAAAGATTCTCTGCCTGAACACCACTTTGTCCATCTGACCAAGCGTAGGTAAAAGGTTCCTCACCACTTAACGCAATGGCTTCTGCTATGCCTGTACAATCTTGTACAAGTGTATTAACATCTGCCGTAACTTCATATTGAAAATCTATTTCTATCGTATCAATATTTATACAATTCTCAGTATCTGTAACAGTTACCGAATAAAGTCCCGGTAAGAGTTCTTCTAAGGTCTCTGTATCGTTAGTTCCGTTTGACCAGGCTATAGAATAAGGAGAATGCGGACCTACAATGTCTACAGATGCAGTTCCTGAGGGATTTTCTTCGCAAAAAGCATCTGTACCGCTAAGACTTATCTCCGTAAAATCAAAGCTTAAGTCTGCTGAAGCTGTATCCGTATTTCCACATAAATCTGTCACAACAAACTGCATACTTTCAACTTCTCCGGAAGGGATAAAAATCTCATTCGTATCCAAATTATAAGGTATCCATTCAAGTTCATAGGGTGGCACGCCAAAACTTCCTATCCCAAGTATTTCAATAGTATCTTCCGGACATATTCCACTGCTGACATCTGTTATTACAAACAACTCTGCCTCTACAGTTCTCGCTTCAACAGTGATTGTCCAGTTTGCCGGTATAATGTTATGACATATAGTAAGGCAGCCCTGAGGTGTATTTCCTGAAGCACATTCAGTACAGTGGTAAGTTCGTAGTTCGAAAGCCATTTCGTGATCCGGGCAGCTTGGGGGTAAACAGGAAATAGCATTAAATGCATCATTAATAGTCACATTGCAGGAACCCGGATTTAATGACTGAGGCAAAGAATCACAATTCGCTAAACCTGTAGAACCACAAGGTCCTAAAAGTCGGGTGTATGCATCAATCATTCTGCAACCATCACCTAAGCCACAACCCTGAGGTTGGGAATCTACTCTGAAATTTGTTGACATACCAACTAATGTTGACATACCGGGAACTGTAATATTCCAGGTGGTTGTGCAAAAATTTGTAGGTATGTTTAAGCTTGGATGCATACAATTTGTATTCGCTGTAAAAGGAATAAAATTAGGACTGCTGTAACTATAAGTAACACTAATTAGAGGGTCAATAATTACCGGATAAACCCTTTCATTTGCCTTCAGCCAATTAGCATCGATGACAAATTCTAAAATGTAATATCCCTTTTTCTTTAAAATTCGATAATATGCCGGTCTTTCTGCTGAAGCTGACTGATTCAACCCGCTGTCAAAGGAGAGCGGACTAGAAATACTTACAGCCTGTCTGCCATTTTCATCTATAATTTCAATACCTCCATACCAACCACCGTCACCCATTTCAATGCCTTCCCCTTTTTGAGTTTGCAAAACCCATCCCTCAGGCAAAATTAATTTGTCTTGTATAATCAATGATTCAGCATCTGCTAAATCCTTTGAAAGAGTGTTTAAGATGTATTGAGTTTTATACTGCCCTATTTGTAAAGACTGAATTTCAAAAGACAAATCTGAAAACTCATAATCTAACAAAACGCCCTTTGGAGCATTTTTATATGCTGCCAAATCAGTGTCTTGAAAAATCCTTTCACTATTTTTCACTATACTTATCTCATATGCTGTTTTCCATTCAAATAATTGAATTCCCTCAGTAAATGATTGAAAAGCAGACTTTTCAGTACTGACAATCAAATCTATCGGTTGGTTTACCGTGGAAAAAACGGAATTATTTTCAT includes these proteins:
- a CDS encoding gliding motility-associated C-terminal domain-containing protein; protein product: MFFRFRCILFLVFIFYFFSLSVTYAAEEINVNTSIFAPDYSQAIQVESLRNHEKELLFNQVPKEFHRHPEFATKPFRADCENCVELIHLRNEHERTYIKPDGRNNHFFYQQSFGPMHFKDEDGFWKTLDYRLFPNENNSVFSTVNQPIDLIVSTEKSAFQSFTEGIQLFEWKTAYEISIVKNSERIFQDTDLAAYKNAPKGVLLDYEFSDLSFEIQSLQIGQYKTQYILNTLSKDLADAESLIIQDKLILPEGWVLQTQKGEGIEMGDGGWYGGIEIIDENGRQAVSISSPLSFDSGLNQSASAERPAYYRILKKKGYYILEFVIDANWLKANERVYPVIIDPLISVTYSYSSPNFIPFTANTNCMHPSLNIPTNFCTTTWNITVPGMSTLVGMSTNFRVDSQPQGCGLGDGCRMIDAYTRLLGPCGSTGLANCDSLPQSLNPGSCNVTINDAFNAISCLPPSCPDHEMAFELRTYHCTECASGNTPQGCLTICHNIIPANWTITVEARTVEAELFVITDVSSGICPEDTIEILGIGSFGVPPYELEWIPYNLDTNEIFIPSGEVESMQFVVTDLCGNTDTASADLSFDFTEISLSGTDAFCEENPSGTASVDIVGPHSPYSIAWSNGTNDTETLEELLPGLYSVTVTDTENCINIDTIEIDFQYEVTADVNTLVQDCTGIAEAIALSGEEPFTYAWSDGQSGVQAENLSPGSYSLELTDVNGCQTIQNFTVEAPDGFTIEVLGPTDTLDAGEPAALNVEVIPTGNYNFVWTPSNTLDNAGIQAPVAVSGTTTTYNVEVTDLNTGCVEEDNFTVFIRSYDYMVPTAFTPNSDGVNDKLFVVPAAFLEVLEFKIYNRWGQLIHDNPTPWDGYFQGVEQPIGVYVYYMVVKDQTGQTNTLSGNVTLLR